Proteins co-encoded in one Pelobates fuscus isolate aPelFus1 chromosome 5, aPelFus1.pri, whole genome shotgun sequence genomic window:
- the LOC134611992 gene encoding protein kinase C delta type-like encodes MTKGKNKKRKGKTDNPKKQQTRGKQPCRNAKRRKQMESKNPKVDGNNEQLPAISLDRFTFHHLLGEGNYGKVMLTSDNVTKQSVAVKILKKQMLLDDDMDKTLLERRVLEVATGCHFLTNLYASFQTENRVFFVMEYVNGGNLEQFMNRHGKLDRDAVRFIAAELVCGLQYLHRHGIIHRDIKPENILLDRSGHLKIADFGLSIENVFDYTDSFGAGTQGYMAPEVLRLERYDAGADWWSFGVILYKMITGYNVFQCGHADEDTPADVSLEERDILERLLCKIPSDRLGKNGNIRDHPFFQSIDWKELEARRTTPPSILRTTSSESLEESGSMDLKLSSKDSSEESLDSEDQRLFDGFSYINPKWINFAKSSAAHSTEPSTVEGSSAGPAPSPLQLEATTAGSSAVRAQKRKRESQSESEFTPKKKKESELAESTPGPCQEISGIGTTSEIATQKETTIPSMSPAVRGKKRKRKQKEDHSESELTPKKKREDEQDDPTPGPSQETSGVGTTSNSATQKETTIPSMSPAVRGKKRKRKQKEDQSESELTPKKKREDEQDDPTPGPSQETSGVGTTSNSATQKEKIIPDAVRANKRKRTQKEDQSESEFTQKKIRKI; translated from the exons ATGACTAAGGGCAAgaacaaaaagagaaagggaaagaCTGATAATCCAAAGAAACAGCAAACTAGAGGAAAACAACCATGCAGAAATGCAAAGCGTAGGAAGCAAATGGAAAGTAAGAACCCCAAAG TAGATGGAAATAATGAACAACTACCTGCCATTTCATTAGACAGGTTTACCTTCCATCACCTCCTTGGTGAAGGCAATTACGGAAAG GTGATGTTGACATCAGATAACGTCACTAAGCAAAGTGTGGCAGTAAAGATTCTTAAAAAGCAGATGCTGCTAGATGATGATATGGACAAGACTCTACTAGAACGCAGAGTGCTGGAAGTTGCAACTGGATGCCACTTCCTGACCAACCTATATGCCAGTTTTCAGACAGAG AACCGTGTCTTCTTTGTCATGGAATATGTGAATGGAGGCAATCTGGAACAATTCATGAATAGGCATGGGAAACTGGACCGCGACGCAGTGAG GTTTATTGCTGCTGAACTTGTATGTGGGCTGCAATACCTACACAGGCATGGAATAATCCACAG AGACATTAAGCCGGAGAACATTTTATTAGACAGATCGGGTCACCtcaaaatagctgattttggTCTGTCAATAGAAAACGTATTCGACTACACAGACTCATTCGGTGCCGGCACACAAGGGTACATGGCTCCAGAG GTGCTGAGGTTAGAAAGGTACGATGCTGGGGCTGACTGGTGGTCCTTTGGAGTCATCTTGTACAAGATGATTACAGGGTATAATGTCTTTCAATGCGGCCATGCAGATGAAGACACACCAGCAGATGTCAGCCTTGAGGAACGCGATATCTTAGAACGG CTTCTGTGCAAGATACCATCTGACCGCCTGGGGAAAAATGGCAATATTCGAGACCATCCCTTTTTCCAGTCAATTGATTGGAAGGAACTAGAGGCCAGAAGAACTACCCCCCCTTCTATTCTCCGCACA ACATCATCAGAGAGTTTAGAAGAATCTGGGAGCATGGATCTCAAATTATCATCCAAAGACTCTTCAGAGGAATCTCTTGATTCAGAAGATCAAAGGCTATTTGATGGGTTCAGTTACATCAACCCCAAATGGATCAATTTTGCCAAGTCTTCTGCAGCCCACTCCACGGAACCATCAACAGTAGAAGGATCATCCGCTGGACCTGCACCTTCTCCCCTGCAACTGGAGGCAACAACTGCAGGATCATCTGCAGTGAGAGCAcaaaaaaggaaaagagagagcCAGAGTGAGTCAGAATTcactccaaaaaagaaaaaagaatctgAACTGGCCGAGTCAACACCAGGACCTTGTCAGGAGATATCTGGAATAGGAACAACATCCGAAATTGCAACGCAAAAG GAGACAACAATCCCAAGCATGTCACCTGCAGTGAGAGGCAAGAAAAGGAAGAGAAAGCAGAAAGAGGACCATAGTGAGTCAGAATTAActccaaaaaagaaaagagaagatgAACAGGATGATCCAACACCAGGACCTTCTCAGGAGACATCTGGCGTAGGAACAACATCCAATAGTGCCACACAAAAG GAGACAACAATCCCAAGCATGTCACCTGCAGTGAGAGGCAAGAAAAGGAAGAGAAAGCAGAAAGAGGACCAGAGTGAGTCAGAATTAActccaaaaaagaaaagagaagatgAACAGGATGATCCAACACCAGGACCTTCTCAGGAGACATCTGGCGTAGGAACAACATCCAATAGTGCCACACAAAAG GAGAAAATAATCCCAGATGCAGTGCGAGCCAATAAAAGGAAGAGGACACAGAAAGAGGACCAGAGTGAGTCAGAATTCACTCAAAAAAAGATTCGGAAAATCTAA